The following coding sequences lie in one Corynebacterium anserum genomic window:
- the glnA gene encoding type I glutamate--ammonia ligase, translated as MNRQQEFVLRTLEERDIRFVRLWFTDIQGFLKSVSVAPAELEGAFEEGIGFDGSAIEGFSRVAESDTIAKPDPSTFQILPFESEQDGSLSARMFCDITMPDGEPSWADPRQVLRKQMNIAAEMGFTCYVHPEIEFFLVKSTETNGETPVPADTGGYFDQAVTDDAPFFRADAINALERVGISVEFSHHEAAPGQQEIDLRFADALSMADNVMAFRYIIKQVARHNGVRATFMPKPFSEYAGSAMHTHMSLFEGDDNAFHDPDDELRLSKTGKSFIAGILEHASEISAVTNQWVNSYKRISSGDEAPRSAAWGASNRSAMVRVPMYTQNKPASRRVEIRTPDSAANPYLTYAVLLAAGLKGIKEDYELPAPAEGDVARMTARERRAAGFRDLPNDLDYALREMERSELVADALGEHVFEYFLRNKWREWYDYQAQITPWELKNNLEF; from the coding sequence ATGAATCGCCAGCAGGAATTTGTGTTGCGCACGCTTGAAGAGCGCGATATTCGCTTCGTCCGACTTTGGTTCACCGATATTCAAGGCTTTCTGAAGTCTGTGTCTGTCGCTCCGGCTGAGCTGGAGGGTGCTTTCGAAGAAGGAATCGGTTTTGATGGCTCCGCGATTGAGGGTTTTTCGCGTGTCGCAGAGTCTGACACTATTGCCAAACCAGACCCGAGCACCTTCCAGATTCTGCCGTTTGAGAGTGAACAGGACGGCAGCCTCTCTGCCCGCATGTTCTGCGATATCACGATGCCCGATGGTGAGCCGTCGTGGGCTGATCCGCGCCAGGTGTTGCGAAAGCAGATGAACATTGCGGCGGAGATGGGTTTTACCTGTTACGTGCACCCTGAGATTGAGTTTTTCTTGGTGAAGAGCACAGAGACCAACGGCGAAACACCGGTGCCCGCAGATACTGGCGGGTACTTTGATCAAGCTGTCACTGATGATGCCCCATTTTTCCGCGCCGATGCCATTAATGCTTTGGAACGCGTGGGAATCTCCGTGGAATTTTCCCACCATGAAGCTGCGCCGGGCCAGCAAGAGATTGATCTCCGTTTTGCCGACGCACTATCGATGGCTGACAACGTGATGGCGTTCCGTTACATCATCAAGCAAGTTGCTCGGCATAATGGTGTACGCGCCACGTTCATGCCTAAACCGTTTAGTGAATACGCTGGTTCGGCCATGCATACGCACATGTCATTATTTGAGGGCGATGACAATGCATTCCATGATCCGGATGACGAACTGCGTTTATCGAAGACGGGCAAGTCTTTCATCGCCGGTATCTTGGAGCATGCTTCTGAGATCTCTGCGGTGACAAACCAGTGGGTGAACTCCTATAAGCGCATTTCCTCGGGTGATGAGGCGCCGCGCTCAGCGGCGTGGGGAGCATCGAATCGTTCAGCAATGGTTCGCGTACCGATGTACACACAGAACAAGCCTGCGTCTCGCCGTGTGGAGATCCGAACTCCGGACTCTGCCGCGAACCCTTATTTGACTTATGCGGTTCTCCTGGCCGCCGGTTTGAAGGGCATTAAGGAAGACTACGAGCTGCCTGCTCCTGCGGAGGGAGATGTTGCTCGCATGACGGCGCGCGAGCGCCGAGCTGCTGGCTTTAGGGATTTGCCAAATGATCTGGACTATGCGTTGAGGGAGATGGAACGCTCTGAATTGGTTGCTGATGCCCTAGGTGAGCATGTCTTTGAGTACTTCCTGCGCAATAAATGGCGTGAGTGGTACGACTATCAAGCTCAGATCACCCCGTGGGAACTGAAGAACAACTTGGAGTTTTAA
- the panB gene encoding 3-methyl-2-oxobutanoate hydroxymethyltransferase, with the protein MSENNSASQSYMAPTKQVRLSDLSARKGSGKPFAMLTAYDYSTARAFAQGGIEVLLVGDSAANVVFGYPTTAHISMDEMCVISAAVVRGAGNAFVITDLPFGTYEASNEQAVMSAAEILRRSGAHCVKIEGGVRIAPRIKAIKDAGIAVCAHIGFTPQSVNNLGGFKVQGRGEGAEGLIDDMKAVVAAGADLVVMEMVPADLAKTVTDMCPVPTIGIGAGPDCDGQVLVWHDMVAFPSDGHRPKFAKQWGAVGQTMADAAAAYKREVAEGTFPSAEHCF; encoded by the coding sequence ATGTCTGAGAACAACAGTGCCTCCCAGAGCTACATGGCACCGACCAAGCAGGTGCGGCTGTCCGATCTCTCTGCCCGTAAGGGTTCCGGAAAACCCTTCGCCATGCTCACCGCTTATGACTATTCCACCGCTCGGGCTTTCGCCCAGGGTGGGATCGAGGTGCTGCTCGTTGGTGACTCTGCCGCCAACGTAGTTTTTGGTTATCCGACCACCGCACACATCTCCATGGACGAAATGTGCGTCATTTCCGCTGCTGTTGTGCGCGGAGCTGGCAACGCTTTTGTCATAACAGACCTTCCCTTCGGTACCTATGAGGCCTCTAACGAGCAGGCTGTCATGAGCGCCGCAGAAATTCTCCGCCGATCCGGTGCTCACTGCGTGAAAATCGAAGGGGGAGTGCGGATCGCTCCCCGTATCAAGGCCATTAAGGATGCCGGTATAGCGGTGTGTGCACACATCGGGTTCACTCCCCAGTCAGTCAATAATTTGGGAGGATTCAAGGTTCAAGGACGCGGTGAGGGGGCCGAAGGGCTCATTGACGATATGAAGGCGGTCGTGGCCGCAGGTGCAGACCTAGTCGTCATGGAAATGGTGCCGGCAGATCTCGCGAAAACAGTAACCGACATGTGCCCCGTCCCGACCATCGGCATCGGTGCTGGGCCGGACTGCGATGGGCAAGTACTGGTCTGGCACGATATGGTCGCTTTCCCATCCGATGGGCACCGACCAAAATTCGCTAAACAATGGGGTGCGGTGGGACAAACGATGGCTGATGCTGCTGCCGCATACAAACGCGAAGTGGCTGAGGGAACTTTCCCCTCCGCGGAGCATTGCTTCTAA
- a CDS encoding bifunctional [glutamine synthetase] adenylyltransferase/[glutamine synthetase]-adenylyl-L-tyrosine phosphorylase, which translates to MTRPRSSRSRIPSARTLGLTRPRAQEDLEMLGWVGEEHVEVLVALGSTGDPDLALNNVVRLVEALRAKEADGELESVSVEGEVGSFSDATADTLLEALVSNTALRRRLFALFGASGMLGDHIVAHPEHWVQLALPLPDTEDMMKVMLDSVGAVPVEKVLAFDEFAEFKDDSEEKAVEIPHEGNRLYRARLTGPEADNAMRVAYRTLLARVASIDVEGTYVVRGEEDPTPLPFVTLSERLADSADAALTAALAVACSTVYGGPDDDNAKPPARLAVLAMGKCGARELNYISDVDVIFVAEPADSRAMRWAGEFINIGSRVFFEVDAALRPEGKQGALVRTLASHKTYYDRWAATWEFQALLKARPMSGDLELGQQYVDALAPKVWTASQRDDFVPDVQKMRKRVIDNVPEDIRSRELKLGPGGLRDVEFAVQLLQMVHGRVDESLRVRSTVQALNALVDGGYIGREDCKVLVRSYEYMRLLEHRLQLFRLKRTHTLPPQSDLVTLTWLSRTAGTKPEGMNSYAEQLEKNVKRVSVQIHQLHSKLFYRPLLTSVVTLDEDTIRLTPDAAKRQLAALGYENPDRAYDHLTALASGGARKNKLQAIILPTLLEWLAPTVDPDAGLLAYRKLSEAAKDKQWFLRLLRDENVVGQRLMFLLGTSPYLAELLLNSVDTVKLLSDGAKGPKLTERDPAVVTHSLVSAVARHRDPDKAIAIARSLRRAELARVAAADLLGFMDVEEVCQSLSLVWDAVLEAALQAEIRAWEDQNGQNAPAKISVIGMGRLGGAELGYGSDADVMFVTEPVDIPDDDDEREKTENRAVKWAASMCDSVRMRLGRPSQDPPLDVDMDLRPEGRNGAVVRTMESYERYYREWGETWEKQALLRATWIAGDKDLGIRFLRMIDQFRYPEGGVSDKTVQEVRRMKARVDAERLPAGADRKTHTKLGHGALADVEWTVQLLMMQNVTMAENLRNTSTLEALQELANAELISQADAEILREAWITATNARNAIVLVNGKRKDQLPTFGKPLAQVAAAADWDATDSQGFLDDYLKRTRRARRVVDRVFWGEDVLHDFGGVDFHP; encoded by the coding sequence ATGACTCGGCCTCGCTCTTCCCGCTCTCGCATTCCGTCTGCTCGCACATTGGGTTTGACTCGACCTCGTGCCCAAGAGGATCTCGAGATGCTTGGTTGGGTGGGGGAGGAGCACGTGGAGGTGCTTGTTGCCCTCGGCTCCACTGGTGATCCGGATTTGGCGTTGAATAACGTGGTGCGTCTGGTAGAGGCGCTGCGTGCGAAGGAGGCCGATGGGGAATTGGAATCCGTCTCTGTCGAAGGAGAGGTGGGTTCCTTTTCCGACGCCACGGCGGACACCCTGCTAGAAGCCCTTGTTAGTAACACGGCTCTTCGCCGCCGACTATTTGCCTTGTTCGGTGCGTCCGGGATGCTGGGTGATCACATAGTGGCGCACCCTGAGCATTGGGTGCAGCTGGCGTTACCGCTCCCAGATACTGAGGACATGATGAAAGTCATGCTCGACAGCGTGGGCGCCGTTCCGGTGGAGAAGGTTCTTGCATTCGATGAGTTTGCCGAATTCAAAGATGACTCGGAAGAAAAAGCAGTCGAGATTCCACACGAAGGCAATCGGTTGTATCGCGCCCGGCTAACTGGCCCCGAGGCAGATAACGCGATGCGTGTTGCATATCGTACGTTGTTGGCTCGCGTGGCATCTATAGATGTAGAAGGAACGTACGTGGTGCGCGGAGAGGAAGATCCTACGCCGCTGCCATTCGTCACTTTGTCCGAACGTCTGGCAGATTCCGCGGATGCGGCGTTGACTGCGGCATTAGCGGTGGCCTGTTCGACGGTCTACGGCGGCCCCGATGACGACAATGCCAAACCCCCAGCTCGGCTGGCGGTGCTGGCCATGGGTAAGTGCGGCGCCCGCGAGTTAAATTACATCTCTGACGTGGATGTCATTTTTGTGGCGGAGCCTGCGGATTCCCGCGCTATGCGCTGGGCCGGTGAATTTATCAATATTGGTTCCCGCGTGTTTTTCGAAGTGGATGCGGCACTTCGCCCCGAGGGAAAACAGGGCGCGTTGGTGAGAACCCTGGCGTCGCATAAAACCTACTACGACCGTTGGGCGGCAACTTGGGAGTTCCAAGCATTGCTCAAAGCGCGGCCTATGAGCGGTGACCTCGAGTTGGGCCAACAGTACGTGGATGCGCTGGCGCCGAAGGTATGGACGGCCTCTCAACGCGACGACTTTGTCCCTGATGTGCAGAAGATGCGCAAGCGCGTGATCGACAATGTGCCAGAGGATATCCGTTCTCGCGAACTCAAGCTTGGGCCGGGAGGTTTGCGAGATGTAGAATTTGCCGTTCAACTGCTGCAGATGGTGCACGGTCGAGTAGATGAGTCCCTACGCGTGCGCTCAACAGTGCAAGCGCTCAACGCACTGGTCGATGGTGGTTACATTGGGCGTGAAGACTGCAAGGTTCTTGTGCGCTCTTATGAGTACATGCGCTTGCTGGAACATCGCCTGCAGCTCTTTAGGCTTAAACGTACTCACACGTTGCCACCGCAGAGTGATCTAGTGACGCTGACGTGGTTGTCGCGAACCGCTGGAACCAAGCCTGAAGGCATGAACAGTTATGCCGAACAGCTGGAGAAAAATGTCAAGCGCGTGAGTGTGCAGATACACCAGCTACATTCCAAACTCTTCTACCGACCATTGTTGACTTCGGTGGTGACCTTGGATGAGGACACCATCCGTTTGACTCCGGATGCTGCGAAGCGACAATTAGCGGCCTTGGGTTATGAAAATCCTGACCGCGCTTACGATCACCTCACTGCGTTGGCCTCTGGTGGAGCGCGTAAGAACAAGCTTCAGGCGATCATCTTGCCCACTCTATTGGAGTGGCTGGCACCCACTGTGGATCCGGATGCTGGGCTTTTGGCTTATCGCAAGCTTTCCGAGGCTGCGAAGGATAAGCAATGGTTCTTGCGGTTGCTGCGAGATGAAAATGTGGTGGGACAGCGTCTCATGTTCCTACTGGGAACGTCGCCCTATCTGGCTGAATTGCTACTAAACAGTGTGGACACGGTCAAGCTACTTTCCGACGGTGCAAAGGGGCCGAAGCTTACGGAACGTGATCCGGCGGTAGTCACTCATTCCTTAGTTTCCGCCGTGGCGCGTCACCGTGACCCGGACAAGGCCATTGCGATCGCGCGATCGCTGCGCCGGGCTGAACTGGCTCGTGTCGCCGCGGCGGATTTGCTGGGGTTTATGGATGTAGAGGAAGTCTGTCAGTCTCTCTCACTGGTGTGGGATGCCGTGTTGGAGGCTGCCTTGCAAGCGGAAATCCGTGCGTGGGAAGATCAAAATGGGCAGAACGCTCCCGCAAAGATCTCTGTAATTGGGATGGGGCGCCTGGGTGGCGCCGAGCTGGGGTATGGGTCCGATGCAGACGTCATGTTCGTCACCGAGCCGGTTGATATTCCAGATGATGACGATGAGCGCGAGAAAACGGAAAACCGCGCGGTGAAATGGGCAGCGAGCATGTGCGATTCCGTGCGTATGCGTTTAGGTAGGCCTTCGCAAGACCCACCGCTTGATGTGGATATGGATCTACGACCGGAAGGGCGTAACGGTGCTGTAGTGCGCACCATGGAATCCTATGAGCGCTATTACCGCGAGTGGGGCGAGACGTGGGAAAAACAGGCGCTGCTCCGTGCCACGTGGATTGCCGGTGATAAGGATCTAGGCATTCGGTTCTTACGCATGATCGACCAGTTCCGCTACCCAGAGGGTGGAGTGAGCGACAAGACTGTGCAAGAAGTACGGCGCATGAAAGCTCGTGTGGATGCGGAGCGCTTGCCCGCGGGAGCGGACAGGAAAACGCACACGAAACTGGGGCATGGCGCTCTTGCAGATGTGGAATGGACCGTCCAATTGCTCATGATGCAGAACGTCACCATGGCAGAGAACCTGCGCAACACGTCGACGCTGGAGGCGTTGCAAGAACTGGCCAATGCCGAGCTCATCAGCCAGGCCGATGCAGAGATTCTGCGGGAGGCCTGGATCACCGCCACGAATGCCCGCAATGCGATTGTTTTGGTCAACGGAAAGCGCAAGGATCAGCTGCCCACCTTCGGTAAACCTTTGGCACAGGTTGCCGCTGCTGCTGACTGGGACGCTACAGATTCTCAGGGATTCCTCGATGATTATTTGAAGCGGACCCGCCGTGCTCGCCGGGTGGTGGACCGCGTGTTCTGGGGCGAGGACGTCCTGCACGATTTCGGCGGTGTGGATTTCCATCCGTAG
- a CDS encoding SPOR domain-containing protein, with translation MSEKWYYDTKTGQVTQGKESGWDSRMGPYDTQEEAAAALETAKKRNEQADAYDADGDD, from the coding sequence ATGAGTGAAAAGTGGTACTACGACACCAAAACCGGACAAGTCACCCAAGGAAAAGAATCCGGTTGGGATTCTCGGATGGGGCCCTACGACACCCAGGAGGAGGCAGCTGCTGCCCTAGAGACGGCTAAGAAGCGTAATGAGCAAGCAGATGCTTATGACGCCGACGGTGACGACTAA
- a CDS encoding sulfite exporter TauE/SafE family protein yields the protein MNDALLIFAAFLAGSVLQRVSGMGLGLVAGPVMSLVLGPVEGILFLNVLATVNALLGTWTVRRSVPWRTVALLGSVMILGAAPAAWVILNISTAVLNIVVGILLLIALFIVTAGRTWIPPFQGRIPAITAGILAGFMNTVAGVAGPALTIYALGSRWKHAEYVAALQPLFAISGALAVIVKTVGSHVTLEGTPPGDWAAGFGAVALGVFLGIKLARMVDRAIARRIAIAVALAGASSVMFRGVLAVIG from the coding sequence GTGAATGATGCCCTATTGATTTTTGCCGCTTTTCTCGCTGGCTCTGTTTTACAGCGCGTGAGCGGGATGGGGTTGGGTTTGGTCGCTGGCCCAGTGATGAGCCTAGTGCTAGGTCCGGTAGAGGGCATACTTTTTCTCAACGTTCTTGCTACGGTCAATGCGCTGCTTGGAACGTGGACTGTTCGCCGGAGTGTTCCTTGGCGAACGGTAGCTCTCCTCGGATCGGTAATGATCTTAGGAGCGGCGCCCGCCGCGTGGGTGATCCTTAATATTTCTACTGCGGTGCTCAACATTGTCGTGGGGATTCTACTGCTCATCGCGCTATTTATAGTGACTGCAGGTCGAACATGGATCCCGCCCTTTCAGGGGAGGATTCCAGCGATCACAGCCGGAATTTTGGCCGGTTTTATGAATACTGTGGCCGGGGTAGCTGGCCCTGCGTTAACTATCTACGCATTGGGCTCGCGTTGGAAGCATGCAGAGTATGTCGCTGCTCTCCAGCCCTTGTTTGCCATATCTGGCGCACTGGCAGTCATTGTTAAAACGGTAGGGTCACATGTGACGCTTGAGGGTACGCCTCCCGGGGACTGGGCGGCAGGATTTGGCGCTGTAGCCCTGGGTGTTTTCCTAGGAATTAAGCTTGCGCGCATGGTGGATCGCGCTATTGCTCGACGAATCGCCATTGCAGTGGCTTTAGCGGGTGCGAGCTCCGTCATGTTCCGCGGCGTTCTTGCCGTGATTGGATGA
- a CDS encoding MFS transporter — MSPTQAHPPRVSHVERSSQNIGPQALMVWLVGVLLYTMAVTGRTSFGVASVEAMDQFHIDAARLAVFATLQLGTYSLAQIPVGLMVDRFGPRKLLAAGALVMALGQIVLAFSANYYVALCARILVGAGDATAFSSVMRIIPAWIPLKWTPLLSQLTGAIGQFGQFLSAVPFMMILHAEGWTVAFLSLGAVGALFAIVAMVAVQDTPDSPNRVERKQLRQAQKLASDKGADQAPDEALDKVAGKASTKGTDQKPGDRQSTLPIRGILVTVLRSSVCWHGFFIHWVGLGTLVLFTMLWGLPIMTLGMGLSNEFAGYMLTVATIATVLAGPVVGYLSARVGKKRWVVTLTGSTIAMMLWIWLFISPDPRGSVAAVVVCLAMGVFAPVSNLGFDSVREQVDRSMVATGTGLANMGGWTCGMITAQVVGVILSVSAPHGDYAWSDFRLAWMVVVLCWMFGVVGVVLTRPRRLPREESTTVAILPAS, encoded by the coding sequence GTGTCACCAACTCAAGCTCATCCACCCCGAGTCTCGCATGTTGAACGCAGCTCCCAGAATATCGGCCCACAAGCATTGATGGTGTGGCTCGTTGGCGTGCTTTTGTACACCATGGCTGTGACCGGACGTACTTCTTTCGGCGTGGCTTCCGTGGAGGCGATGGATCAGTTTCATATTGACGCCGCCAGACTTGCTGTCTTTGCCACCCTTCAGCTAGGTACGTATTCATTAGCCCAGATTCCGGTTGGGTTGATGGTTGATCGCTTCGGCCCCCGAAAATTGCTGGCTGCTGGTGCTCTGGTGATGGCTCTTGGTCAGATCGTCTTGGCTTTCAGTGCCAACTATTACGTGGCGTTATGCGCTCGGATCCTTGTCGGAGCAGGCGACGCCACTGCTTTCTCCTCCGTGATGCGGATCATACCGGCGTGGATCCCGCTGAAATGGACACCGCTATTGTCCCAGCTCACAGGTGCTATTGGACAATTTGGTCAGTTCCTTTCGGCAGTGCCGTTCATGATGATCCTGCATGCTGAGGGATGGACTGTAGCGTTTCTCTCACTTGGGGCGGTGGGCGCACTATTTGCCATCGTGGCGATGGTAGCCGTGCAAGACACCCCGGATTCGCCCAACCGCGTAGAGAGGAAACAGCTCCGTCAGGCTCAGAAACTGGCGTCGGATAAAGGGGCGGACCAGGCGCCGGATGAGGCACTGGATAAGGTGGCAGGTAAGGCATCGACTAAGGGGACGGATCAAAAGCCAGGCGATCGGCAGTCAACTCTGCCTATACGTGGAATTCTGGTAACGGTGTTGCGCTCAAGCGTGTGCTGGCATGGATTTTTCATTCACTGGGTGGGTTTGGGGACACTTGTGTTGTTCACTATGCTTTGGGGGCTTCCCATCATGACGCTGGGCATGGGGTTGAGCAATGAGTTTGCAGGTTACATGCTGACCGTCGCAACTATTGCGACTGTCCTGGCTGGGCCGGTCGTGGGATATCTTTCCGCGAGGGTAGGCAAGAAACGTTGGGTCGTGACTCTCACGGGATCAACAATTGCGATGATGTTGTGGATATGGCTGTTTATTTCTCCTGATCCTCGCGGCTCAGTGGCAGCGGTCGTGGTGTGTCTAGCCATGGGGGTGTTTGCCCCAGTATCCAATTTGGGGTTTGATTCAGTGCGTGAACAGGTTGATCGCAGCATGGTGGCTACCGGGACAGGGTTGGCCAATATGGGTGGGTGGACGTGCGGGATGATTACAGCGCAAGTGGTCGGCGTGATTCTCAGCGTTTCTGCTCCGCATGGTGATTATGCATGGTCTGATTTCCGCTTAGCGTGGATGGTTGTGGTCCTGTGCTGGATGTTTGGGGTGGTAGGAGTAGTTCTTACGCGTCCACGGAGGTTGCCTCGCGAGGAATCGACAACGGTCGCGATTTTGCCAGCTAGTTAA
- a CDS encoding bifunctional RNase H/acid phosphatase, giving the protein MRLRVESDGGSRGNPGIAGSGCSVVDAASAARGEPHELACQWEYIDKATNNVAEYKGLINGLTLAREVAERSGSTGGETTVDVFMDSKLIVEQMTGRWKIKHPDMKPLAQQVKQLEREFSAVTYTWVPRERNKRADALTNLAMDEQESGVTLNLSDQYEGQGGSEGSDVASRKGGTNEKGEKEHQHCGGTSAFSAPDWHGGTRPTRFLLVRHGQTEMSVAKQFSGLSDPQLTETGQWQAAQVARYLGARGGIQAVVSSPLTRTQQTAQAIADQLGLSVTTDEGLIEMDFGTWEGRSFQEIRAEYPDEHREFFLNATSAPPGGESQEDVYHRMEFVINRLVTEYEGANVVLVSHVTPIKSVIRLALQASGVVFRTMHLDLAGLSIVEFYPDDTSVVRRVNDTHYLEN; this is encoded by the coding sequence GGGGGAACCACATGAACTCGCGTGCCAATGGGAATACATCGATAAGGCCACTAATAACGTTGCTGAATACAAGGGGCTCATCAACGGTCTGACGCTGGCGCGTGAGGTTGCGGAGCGTAGCGGGTCTACGGGTGGAGAAACCACGGTGGACGTGTTCATGGACTCCAAACTCATCGTGGAGCAGATGACTGGGCGTTGGAAGATTAAACACCCGGATATGAAGCCGCTGGCACAACAGGTCAAACAATTAGAACGCGAATTTTCTGCTGTGACCTACACGTGGGTGCCTCGCGAACGCAATAAACGGGCCGACGCTCTGACAAATCTCGCCATGGATGAGCAGGAATCCGGCGTCACACTCAACCTGAGTGATCAGTATGAGGGTCAGGGCGGTTCGGAAGGTTCAGATGTGGCGTCAAGAAAAGGGGGGACGAATGAGAAAGGCGAGAAGGAACATCAGCACTGCGGTGGTACCTCCGCGTTCAGCGCGCCGGACTGGCACGGCGGTACACGCCCGACCCGCTTTCTGCTAGTACGTCATGGGCAAACTGAGATGAGCGTCGCCAAGCAATTTTCCGGTCTCTCCGATCCACAGCTGACCGAAACGGGGCAGTGGCAGGCGGCTCAGGTGGCTCGCTACCTAGGGGCTCGTGGAGGTATTCAGGCGGTTGTCTCCTCGCCACTAACCCGTACGCAGCAGACGGCACAAGCCATTGCGGATCAGCTTGGGCTTAGCGTCACCACAGATGAAGGACTCATCGAAATGGACTTCGGTACGTGGGAGGGACGCAGCTTTCAGGAAATCCGCGCGGAATACCCTGATGAACACCGTGAGTTTTTTCTCAATGCCACGTCGGCACCGCCGGGCGGTGAATCCCAGGAAGACGTGTATCACCGGATGGAATTTGTGATTAACCGTCTAGTCACAGAGTATGAGGGTGCGAACGTGGTGTTGGTCAGCCACGTTACTCCAATTAAGTCAGTCATCCGCCTGGCTCTACAGGCTAGCGGCGTGGTGTTCCGCACGATGCATTTGGATCTTGCAGGGCTGAGTATCGTTGAGTTCTACCCTGATGACACCTCTGTGGTACGACGCGTAAACGATACCCATTACCTTGAAAATTGA